The proteins below are encoded in one region of Brassica napus cultivar Da-Ae chromosome A6, Da-Ae, whole genome shotgun sequence:
- the LOC111213369 gene encoding uncharacterized protein LOC111213369, whose protein sequence is MLRFRPIAPKPTSDYGCGGKPVSSGESFSGSSNVSFRGKRKCQQTENGGSARRCTRRKKLEKTVAHGGEAKVTLSLLPERPGQSAFTDMKLSVASAEKQKRQGPFWLSLSDGGGMITQTYQSVEVMGRTVVISSCMTVERVTDAWNDGYGLGRSDEERKMNLVRDTCPGFISDGSGRVTWTNEAYRKMARDNIRVKEGAPENKSGESFHVIVRLVMRERPMLTYTAFTCRMTLQFTCQDRERCSVTVPCDVWRMDDGR, encoded by the coding sequence ATGCTTCGATTTCGTCCCATCGCTCCTAAACCAACCAGCGACTACGGCTGCGGAGGAAAGCCCGTATCCAGCGGAGAGAGCTTTTCCGGAAGCTCCAACGTTTCCTTTAGAGGAAAGAGGAAATGTCAGCAGACGGAGAACGGAGGTAGCGCTAGGAGGTGCACTCGGCGGAAGAAATTGGAAAAAACCGTAGCTCACGGCGGGGAAGCTAAGGTGACTCTATCTCTGTTGCCGGAGAGGCCCGGTCAAAGTGCTTTTACAGATATGAAACTGTCGGTGGCGTCTGCGGAGAAGCAGAAGCGGCAGGGTCCGTTTTGGCTGAGTTTAAGCGATGGCGGCGGGATGATTACTCAAACTTACCAGTCGGTGGAGGTCATGGGGAGAACGGTGGTGATTTCTTCGTGTATGACGGTGGAGCGTGTAACAGATGCATGGAATGACGGTTACGGCCTGGGGAGGTCCGACGAAGAAAGGAAGATGAATCTCGTGAGGGACACGTGTCCTGGTTTCATATCGGACGGTTCAGGTAGAGTGACGTGGACAAATGAGGCGTACAGGAAGATGGCGAGGGATAACATTCGTGTTAAAGAAGGTGCACCGGAGAACAAGAGCGGCGAAAGTTTCCACGTGATCGTACGGTTGGTGATGAGGGAGAGGCCGATGCTAACGTACACGGCTTTCACATGCAGGATGACACTACAGTTCACGTGTCAAGATCGTGAGAGATGCTCCGTCACGGTGCCTTGCGACGTGTGGAGAATGGACGATGGACGTTAA
- the LOC106452606 gene encoding cyclin-dependent kinase G1 isoform X1, with protein sequence MAAGGVEISKSSVVVDRVRDLYPRQGGRDGERRQTKRPSDSDRWLKDGRRDLYQRGEAREGDVGQKRRKCSPVSGERKDQVFPPPLGEKTIVDVGKISSEGVVKSTEYVSAVSVTSVKHPFDDLEEGQLEDEQVVQAPNIATSKWCLESPKDEAVHVVRNSRWNRSSLTPESGEFQVDSSDERRSNSSESRSLEPLSSHENSEHEINMDVGEEECCASDLNDSEVDEAEGGLSMLSGSRDVNEYQKLSKINEGTYGVVYKAKDRKTEEIVALKMIKMNMEDEYGFPLTSLREINILLSCNHPSIVNVKEVVVGNGDSVFMVMEHLEHDLRGVMDRMKQPFSTSEVKCLMIQLLEGLKYLHSNWIIHRDLKPSNLLLNNSGELKICDFGMARQYGSPIKPYTQLVVTQWYRSPELLLGTKEYSTAVDMWSIGCIMGELLSLKPLFRGKSQNDIDQLQQIFAVLGTPSETTWPGFTSLPGSKAKFRKQPYNLLRKKFPAASFTGGPVLSELGFDLLNRLLNVDPEKRLTVDEALNHAWFNEVPLQKSKEFMPTFPSKRN encoded by the coding sequence ATGGCGGCAGGGGGAGTTGAAATCTCGAAAAGCTCTGTCGTCGTTGATCGTGTTCGTGATTTGTATCCTCGTCAGGGTGGTAGGGACGGTGAGAGGCGTCAAACCAAACGACCCAGTGATTCTGATCGCTGGTTGAAAGATGGGCGACGTGATTTGTATCAAAGAGGAGAAGCCCGAGAGGGAGATGTTGGtcagaagaggaggaagtgtTCTCCAGTTTCAGGGGAGAGAAAAGATCAAGTCTTTCCACCTCCACTTGGTGAGAAGACCATTGTTGATGTGGGTAAGATTTCATCTGAGGGTGTTGTGAAGTCAACAGAGTATGTTTCTGCAGTGTCAGTGACGTCTGTTAAACATCCTTTTGATGATCTTGAGGAGGGCCAGTTGGAGGACGAGCAGGTGGTTCAGGCACCCAATATTGCTACGTCTAAGTGGTGTTTGGAATCTCCAAAGGATGAGGCAGTTCATGTTGTCAGGAATAGCAGATGGAATAGGAGCAGTCTTACTCCTGAGAGCGGTGAATTTCAAGTGGATTCGTCTGATGAACGTCGGTCCAATTCTTCTGAGTCTCGCAGCTTAGAACCCCTCAGCTCTCATGAAAATTCAGAGCATGAGATTAACATGGATGTTGGTGAAGAAGAATGTTGTGCTTCTGATTTGAACGACTCGGAAGTTGATGAAGCAGAGGGAGGCTTGAGCATGCTATCTGGTAGTAGAGATGTTAACGAATACCAGAAGCTAAGCAAGATTAACGAAGGAACTTATGGTGTTGTCTACAAAGCCAAGGACAGAAAGACAGAGGAGATTGTGGCACTTAAAATGATCAAGATGAACATGGAAGACGAATATGGATTCCCGTTGACATCTTTGAGGGAGATCAACATTCTTTTGTCTTGCAATCACCCGTCGATTGTGAACGTCAAGGAAGTCGTGGTGGGAAACGGTGACAGTGTTTTCATGGTCATGGAACACTTGGAACATGACTTGAGGGGCGTTATGGACAGGATGAAACAGCCTTTTAGCACCAGTGAGGTCAAATGCTTGATGATTCAGCTGTTGGAGGGTTTGAAGTACCTACATAGCAACTGGATCATCCACAGGGATCTGAAGCCATCTAATCTTCTACTGAACAACAGTGGGGAGCTGAAAATATGCGATTTTGGAATGGCTAGGCAATATGGGAGTCCTATCAAGCCCTACACGCAGTTGGTTGTCACACAGTGGTACAGGTCCCCGGAGCTTCTTCTAGGAACAAAGGAGTATTCAACCGCAGTTGATATGTGGTCCATCGGTTGCATTATGGGTGAGTTGCTGTCTCTAAAACCTCTTTTCCGAGGGAAAAGTCAGAATGACATTGACCAGCTTCAACAGATATTTGCGGTTCTTGGAACACCGAGTGAGACGACTTGGCCTGGATTCACTTCGCTGCCAGGTTCCAAAGCCAAGTTTCGTAAGCAGCCATACAATTTACTGCGTAAGAAATTTCCTGCTGCATCTTTTACCGGAGGTCCAGTTCTTTCAGAATTGGGATTTGATTTGTTGAACAGATTATTGAATGTTGACCCTGAGAAGCGACTAACAGTTGACGAGGCTCTTAACCACGCCTGGTTCAATGAAGTACCTCTCCAGAAATCCAAGGAGTTCATGCCTACATTTCCTTCAAAGCGTAACTGA
- the LOC106452606 gene encoding cyclin-dependent kinase G1 isoform X2, producing the protein MAAGGVEISKSSVVVDRVRDLYPRQGGRDGERRQTKRPSDSDRWLKDGRRDLYQRGEAREGDVGQKRRKCSPVSGERKDQVFPPPLGEKTIVDVGKISSEGVVKSTEYVSAVSVTSVKHPFDDLEEGQLEDEQVVQAPNIATSKWCLESPKDEAVHVVRNSRWNRSSLTPESGEFQVDSSDERRSNSSESRSLEPLSSHENSEHEINMDVGEEECCASDLNDSEVDEAEGGLSMLSGSRDVNEYQKLSKINEGTYGVVYKAKDRKTEEIVALKMIKMNMEDEYGFPLTSLREINILLSCNHPSIVNVKEVVVGNGDSVFMVMEHLEHDLRGVMDRMKQPFSTSEVKCLMIQLLEGLKYLHSNWIIHRDLKPSNLLLNNSGELKICDFGMARQYGSPIKPYTQLVVTQWYRSPELLLGTKEYSTAVDMWSIGCIMGELLSLKPLFRGKSQNDIDQLQQIFAVLGTPSETTWPGFTSLPGSKAKFRKQPYNLLHY; encoded by the exons ATGGCGGCAGGGGGAGTTGAAATCTCGAAAAGCTCTGTCGTCGTTGATCGTGTTCGTGATTTGTATCCTCGTCAGGGTGGTAGGGACGGTGAGAGGCGTCAAACCAAACGACCCAGTGATTCTGATCGCTGGTTGAAAGATGGGCGACGTGATTTGTATCAAAGAGGAGAAGCCCGAGAGGGAGATGTTGGtcagaagaggaggaagtgtTCTCCAGTTTCAGGGGAGAGAAAAGATCAAGTCTTTCCACCTCCACTTGGTGAGAAGACCATTGTTGATGTGGGTAAGATTTCATCTGAGGGTGTTGTGAAGTCAACAGAGTATGTTTCTGCAGTGTCAGTGACGTCTGTTAAACATCCTTTTGATGATCTTGAGGAGGGCCAGTTGGAGGACGAGCAGGTGGTTCAGGCACCCAATATTGCTACGTCTAAGTGGTGTTTGGAATCTCCAAAGGATGAGGCAGTTCATGTTGTCAGGAATAGCAGATGGAATAGGAGCAGTCTTACTCCTGAGAGCGGTGAATTTCAAGTGGATTCGTCTGATGAACGTCGGTCCAATTCTTCTGAGTCTCGCAGCTTAGAACCCCTCAGCTCTCATGAAAATTCAGAGCATGAGATTAACATGGATGTTGGTGAAGAAGAATGTTGTGCTTCTGATTTGAACGACTCGGAAGTTGATGAAGCAGAGGGAGGCTTGAGCATGCTATCTGGTAGTAGAGATGTTAACGAATACCAGAAGCTAAGCAAGATTAACGAAGGAACTTATGGTGTTGTCTACAAAGCCAAGGACAGAAAGACAGAGGAGATTGTGGCACTTAAAATGATCAAGATGAACATGGAAGACGAATATGGATTCCCGTTGACATCTTTGAGGGAGATCAACATTCTTTTGTCTTGCAATCACCCGTCGATTGTGAACGTCAAGGAAGTCGTGGTGGGAAACGGTGACAGTGTTTTCATGGTCATGGAACACTTGGAACATGACTTGAGGGGCGTTATGGACAGGATGAAACAGCCTTTTAGCACCAGTGAGGTCAAATGCTTGATGATTCAGCTGTTGGAGGGTTTGAAGTACCTACATAGCAACTGGATCATCCACAGGGATCTGAAGCCATCTAATCTTCTACTGAACAACAGTGGGGAGCTGAAAATATGCGATTTTGGAATGGCTAGGCAATATGGGAGTCCTATCAAGCCCTACACGCAGTTGGTTGTCACACAGTGGTACAGGTCCCCGGAGCTTCTTCTAGGAACAAAGGAGTATTCAACCGCAGTTGATATGTGGTCCATCGGTTGCATTATGGGTGAGTTGCTGTCTCTAAAACCTCTTTTCCGAGGGAAAAGTCAGAATGACATTGACCAGCTTCAACAGATATTTGCGGTTCTTGGAACACCGAGTGAGACGACTTGGCCTGGATTCACTTCGCTGCCAGGTTCCAAAGCCAAGTTTCGTAAGCAGCCATACAATTTACTGC ATTATTGA